Proteins from a single region of Pseudorasbora parva isolate DD20220531a chromosome 22, ASM2467924v1, whole genome shotgun sequence:
- the sp2 gene encoding transcription factor Sp2 isoform X2, with product MATTVAVSPSEYLQPSSTASQDSQPSPLALLAATCSKIGPPAAQAPVSTQPSQPTTRRLHPIKPAPIAPAPPKNLGFLSAKGNVIQLPAGLGSSGASPIVFTIQSPSRPAGTSNANIQYQVIPQFQGSQTIQMMPQGGQIQIIPGTNQAIITSPVTVQAATPTPPPLAPAPVPQHKTVAIKPSYQKRRQNNANVNANIVRLPSGLTLPLNVTTSDVGGAQIVTETAAAPVKGKRGRKRQVAIAPPPAAPQPASPPPVAEQVEALLIETTADNIIQAGNNLLIVQSPGGSQPAMLQQVQLVQQKSDQQVVQIPPQALKVVQAASATLPPVPQRQTVTPSVQMSPSEPTQVLIKTASGEWQAVQLQETTVTTPTTPTSSPTAVMVTKKAQTGTRKERTLPKIAPAGGGLITLNAAQLASAAQAVQTININGVQVQGVPVTITNAGGQQHLTVQTVPGAGLQLGGMQTQTQTMHVEQTQTLALELQSQPGEKKRRMACTCPNCKDAEKRPGEVGKRKHICHIAGCEKTFRKTSLLRAHVRLHTGERPFVCSWVFCGKRFTRSDELQRHARTHTGDKRFECNKCQKRFMRSDHLTKHFKTHINTKSL from the exons ATGGCCACCACTGTCGCAGTCAGCCCCAGTGAATATCTTCAGCCCTCCTCCACCGCTTCTCAA GATTCACAGCCTTCCCCACTGGCACTTCTGGCGGCAACCTGCAGTAAGATCGGTCCTCCTGCTGCCCAGGCCCCAGTCAGTACACAACCATCTCAGCCAACCACACGTCGTCTGCACCCCATCAAGCCTGCCCCTATTGCTCCGGCTCCTCCCAAAAACCTTGGTTTCCTCTCAGCGAAAGGAAATGTCATCCAGCTGCCTGCAGGACTTGGTTCGTCAGGGGCCAGTCCCATCGTCTTCACTATTCAGAGCCCTTCACGTCCAGCAGGCACATCCAATGCAAACATCCAGTACCAAGTGATTCCTCAGTTCCAGGGGTCTCAGACCATCCAAATGATGCCTCAGGGAGGACAGATCCAGATCATCCCTGGAACCAACCAGGCCATTATCACCTCTCCTGTCACAGTTCAGGCTGCCACTCCGACCCCGCCACCTCTGGCCCCAGCACCTGTACCCCAGCACAAGACGGTGGCCATCAAGCCGTCCTACCAAAAGCGGCGGCAGAATAATGCCAATGTAAACGCTAACATAGTACGACTCCCTAGTGGACTCACGCTCCCTCTTAATGTTACTACTAGTGATGTGGGAGGAGCGCAGATTGTAACAGAGACTGCTGCTGCTCCAGTGAAGGGCAAGAGGGGAAGGAAGAGACAGGTGGCTATAGCCCCGCCCCCCGCTGCCCCTCAACCGGCCTCACCGCCACCTGTAGCCGAGCAGGTTGAAGCGCTGTTAATAGAGACCACAGCCGACAACATTATTCAG GCAGGAAATAATCTCCTGATCGTGCAGAGTCCAGGGGGGAGTCAGCCTGCCATGTTGCAGCAGGTGCAGTTGGTACAGCAGAAATCCGATCAGCAGGTCGTCCAAATCCCCCCGCAGGCTCTTAAAGTGGTACAGGCAGCTTCTGCCACACTTCCTCCTgtaccacagagacagacagtcACGCCCAGTGTGCAGATGTCCCCCTCAGAACCCACacag GTGCTGATTAAAACAGCCTCAGGTGAATGGCAGGCTGTACAGCTACAGGAGACCACTGTTACCACACCAACAACACCCACCAGCAGCCCCACAGCTGTGATGGTCACTAAAAAGGCTCAAACAGGGACACGGAAAGAAAGGACTCTGCCTAAAATTGCCCCGGCTGGGGGGGGTCTGATAACCCTGAATGCAGCCCAGCTCGCTTCAGCTGCTCAGGCTGTTCAGACCATCAATATTAATGGCGTCCAGGTGCAGGGTGTTCCTGTAACGATCACCAACGCCGGGG GTCAGCAGCATCTCACAGTGCAGACGGTTCCAGGCGCTGGCCTGCAGTTGGGCGGTATGCAGACTCAAACGCAGACCATGCATGTGGAGCAGACACAGACTCTCGCACTGGAACTGCAGAGTCAGCCAGGAGAGAAAAAGCGCCGTATGGCCTGCACCTGTCCAAACTGCAAAGACGCAGAAAAGAG GCCAGGAGAGGTGGGGAAAAGAAAACACATCTGCCACATAGCAGGCTGTGAAAAGACCTTTCGAAAGACTTCCCTGCTACGGGCACATGTCCGACTGCACACTGGGGAGAGACCCTTTGTGTGTAGCTGGGTCTTCTGTGGAAAACGCTTCACACGCAGTGACGAGCTGCAGCGACACGCCAGGACACACACAG GAGACAAACGTTTTGAGTGCAATAAGTGTCAGAAACGTTTCATGCGGAGCGACCACCTCACAAAGCATTTCAAGACACACATCAACACAAAGAGCCTGTGA
- the sp2 gene encoding transcription factor Sp2 isoform X1 yields the protein MSDQKDSMATTVAVSPSEYLQPSSTASQDSQPSPLALLAATCSKIGPPAAQAPVSTQPSQPTTRRLHPIKPAPIAPAPPKNLGFLSAKGNVIQLPAGLGSSGASPIVFTIQSPSRPAGTSNANIQYQVIPQFQGSQTIQMMPQGGQIQIIPGTNQAIITSPVTVQAATPTPPPLAPAPVPQHKTVAIKPSYQKRRQNNANVNANIVRLPSGLTLPLNVTTSDVGGAQIVTETAAAPVKGKRGRKRQVAIAPPPAAPQPASPPPVAEQVEALLIETTADNIIQAGNNLLIVQSPGGSQPAMLQQVQLVQQKSDQQVVQIPPQALKVVQAASATLPPVPQRQTVTPSVQMSPSEPTQVLIKTASGEWQAVQLQETTVTTPTTPTSSPTAVMVTKKAQTGTRKERTLPKIAPAGGGLITLNAAQLASAAQAVQTININGVQVQGVPVTITNAGGQQHLTVQTVPGAGLQLGGMQTQTQTMHVEQTQTLALELQSQPGEKKRRMACTCPNCKDAEKRPGEVGKRKHICHIAGCEKTFRKTSLLRAHVRLHTGERPFVCSWVFCGKRFTRSDELQRHARTHTGDKRFECNKCQKRFMRSDHLTKHFKTHINTKSL from the exons ATCAAAAGGACAGTATGGCCACCACTGTCGCAGTCAGCCCCAGTGAATATCTTCAGCCCTCCTCCACCGCTTCTCAA GATTCACAGCCTTCCCCACTGGCACTTCTGGCGGCAACCTGCAGTAAGATCGGTCCTCCTGCTGCCCAGGCCCCAGTCAGTACACAACCATCTCAGCCAACCACACGTCGTCTGCACCCCATCAAGCCTGCCCCTATTGCTCCGGCTCCTCCCAAAAACCTTGGTTTCCTCTCAGCGAAAGGAAATGTCATCCAGCTGCCTGCAGGACTTGGTTCGTCAGGGGCCAGTCCCATCGTCTTCACTATTCAGAGCCCTTCACGTCCAGCAGGCACATCCAATGCAAACATCCAGTACCAAGTGATTCCTCAGTTCCAGGGGTCTCAGACCATCCAAATGATGCCTCAGGGAGGACAGATCCAGATCATCCCTGGAACCAACCAGGCCATTATCACCTCTCCTGTCACAGTTCAGGCTGCCACTCCGACCCCGCCACCTCTGGCCCCAGCACCTGTACCCCAGCACAAGACGGTGGCCATCAAGCCGTCCTACCAAAAGCGGCGGCAGAATAATGCCAATGTAAACGCTAACATAGTACGACTCCCTAGTGGACTCACGCTCCCTCTTAATGTTACTACTAGTGATGTGGGAGGAGCGCAGATTGTAACAGAGACTGCTGCTGCTCCAGTGAAGGGCAAGAGGGGAAGGAAGAGACAGGTGGCTATAGCCCCGCCCCCCGCTGCCCCTCAACCGGCCTCACCGCCACCTGTAGCCGAGCAGGTTGAAGCGCTGTTAATAGAGACCACAGCCGACAACATTATTCAG GCAGGAAATAATCTCCTGATCGTGCAGAGTCCAGGGGGGAGTCAGCCTGCCATGTTGCAGCAGGTGCAGTTGGTACAGCAGAAATCCGATCAGCAGGTCGTCCAAATCCCCCCGCAGGCTCTTAAAGTGGTACAGGCAGCTTCTGCCACACTTCCTCCTgtaccacagagacagacagtcACGCCCAGTGTGCAGATGTCCCCCTCAGAACCCACacag GTGCTGATTAAAACAGCCTCAGGTGAATGGCAGGCTGTACAGCTACAGGAGACCACTGTTACCACACCAACAACACCCACCAGCAGCCCCACAGCTGTGATGGTCACTAAAAAGGCTCAAACAGGGACACGGAAAGAAAGGACTCTGCCTAAAATTGCCCCGGCTGGGGGGGGTCTGATAACCCTGAATGCAGCCCAGCTCGCTTCAGCTGCTCAGGCTGTTCAGACCATCAATATTAATGGCGTCCAGGTGCAGGGTGTTCCTGTAACGATCACCAACGCCGGGG GTCAGCAGCATCTCACAGTGCAGACGGTTCCAGGCGCTGGCCTGCAGTTGGGCGGTATGCAGACTCAAACGCAGACCATGCATGTGGAGCAGACACAGACTCTCGCACTGGAACTGCAGAGTCAGCCAGGAGAGAAAAAGCGCCGTATGGCCTGCACCTGTCCAAACTGCAAAGACGCAGAAAAGAG GCCAGGAGAGGTGGGGAAAAGAAAACACATCTGCCACATAGCAGGCTGTGAAAAGACCTTTCGAAAGACTTCCCTGCTACGGGCACATGTCCGACTGCACACTGGGGAGAGACCCTTTGTGTGTAGCTGGGTCTTCTGTGGAAAACGCTTCACACGCAGTGACGAGCTGCAGCGACACGCCAGGACACACACAG GAGACAAACGTTTTGAGTGCAATAAGTGTCAGAAACGTTTCATGCGGAGCGACCACCTCACAAAGCATTTCAAGACACACATCAACACAAAGAGCCTGTGA